In Sulfuriferula thiophila, the genomic stretch GGCAGGATGGCAACTGACCAGGCGATAATGCCATGCTGGGTTGTGCCGGCATTGAAATGGTGGGCCAGATGCTGCAGCGGGCGCGTGAGTTTAGCTGACCATGGTTGTGCCAGTGGCCGGAAGTGTTCCAGTAAGAGAGCGGCTAGTATGGCAAAAAATGTCATCGCCTCAACCTGTATTAGTTAGGGGTATCCACTGTCAACACACCCATTTGATTAATGGTGGAACCAGCGGTGTAGATTTCTACCGATGGCATTTGTATATCTTTACCCTTGGGTTTCAGGTAATCATGCAGGCCTTGATAGGCCATGCCCGGAGCCAGTAACATACTGGCCTGTACCTCGGCGCGCAGTACCTGCCGGGCAGGCAGGTCATCGGTCTTGATCGGTTCCTTGACCTGGGCGGTGGGCGCTACCAGGTAACCGATGCGTGCGTGCTGGTCATGTTTTTTGGTGGTGCGCGGGTCGGCATAGAGGATGGTAATCGACTTGCCTGGTTCCACCTTCTGAGCGCGTAATGCGGCAAACACCTTTTGCTGGACATCGGACAGATTGCCGTAATCACCATAATATTCAGTATAGGCGTAGTGCAATGGCTCGCTTTGCACTTCTTGCACATTGGCGTGATTAAAACCACCCCACCACCAGAATGTCAGTAGTATGGGTAATACAAATGCAAAAACAAACGCCAGCCAGTTTTTCTTGATCAAGGTAAATTCCCGGTAAATAAGCAAATTAATACGGTGGGAAGATACCATACCAAGGTAAGGCTTGTCGCGGTTACAATGTCAAAACAAACAATAAACGGAGGTTGATGATGTTGGCAAAATTATTCGTAGTAATGTGTGTTTTCTGGTCTGGCTGGGTGCAGGCGGCTGAATATGCGGCCGTGAGTGTGCCTATGGTGCCGATTAAGGTGGGCAAGCATAGCTACTATGTGCAAGGCATGGCCGGTGCGGCTTCTTCGGAAAATCAGGGCTATATGTCGAACGCAGGATTCGTGGTGACCAAAGATTCGGTACTGGTATTCGATACGCTGGGTACGCCATCGCTGGCTGCCGAGCTGGTTAAACAGATACGCAAAATTACACCGTTACCTATCAAACGGGTGATCATCAGTCATTTTCATGCGGACCATTACTATGGCCTGCAGGTGTTCAAGGAACTGGGTGCCGAGTCCTGGGCGCATAAGAACGGCCAGGGTGCGGTGGATTCCGACGCTGCGGCAGAGCGTCTGGCGCAACGTCGCGAGACTTTGTTCCCATGGGTGGATGAAAATACCAGGCTGTTACCGGCTGACAAATGGCTGGATGGTGATACCGATTTTGAAATGGGCGGCCTGCATTTTCAGTTGCGTTTTGTTGGCCCTGCCCACTCAGCGGAAGATATGGCGATGCTGGTCAAGGAAGATGGCGTGCTTTATACCGGTGATCTGGTGTTCCGCGGGCGGGTACCGTTTGTCGGCGATGCTGACAGCAAAGCCTGGCTGGCAGATTTGCAAAAGCTGGTTGCGCTCAAGCCGCGGGTGATGGTGGCCGGGCATGGTGCAGCTTCGGTAAAACCCCAGGCGGATTTGAAATTTACCCGTGATTACCTGACGTTTTTGCGCAAAACCATGGGCCAGGCTGTGGCAGATCTGGTGCCGTTCGATGAGGCCTATGCGCATACCGACTGGAGCAAGTATGCCAAATTGCCGGCATTTGAACAGGCTAATCGTCCAAATGCCTACAACACCTATTTGTTGATGGAAAAAGAGTCACTCGCGCAATGAAACGTATTGGTTTGATTGTGCTGACGTGCCTGGCTTTACAGGGCTGGGCGGGTGAGCTGGAAGTGATACAGCTGCAAAACCGCAGTGTCGAGGAGGTATTGCCGGTCTTGCAGCCGTTGCTGGAACCGGGCGCGACGCTGACTGGTATGAACGATCAGCTGATATTGCGTGCCTCGGATCGCAATCGTGCCGAGATCAGGAAAGTGCTGGCCAGGATAGACACCGCGCCGCGCCAGCTGGTGATTTACGTACGCCAGAATATGGCGCAAGACAGCCTGCAGCGCGGTATTGGCGCAAGTGGCACGGTGGCGCTGGGTAACGGCGTGCAGATCAGTCAGCCCGGTAGTGCGTCGCGCCCGAAAGTGTCGCCATCCACCTCAGTGCATATCAATGTGGAAGATAGCCAGCGCCGTAGTCAGGATGCAGCAGATCAGATGGTGCGGGTGATGGATGGCGGCAGTGCCTATATCAGCGCCGGGGTGTCGGTGCCTATCCCGTTGCGCAGTGTGTATCTTAGTCCGACCGGCGCTGTGATTAGCGAATCGACGGTGTATCAGGATCTGGCCTCCGGGTTTTACGCGACGCCCCGGTTGATAGGCGGTCGTGTCAGTATTGACATCAGCCCGCAGCAGAATACGCCTATGCAGGGCATGTATGGCGCACAAGCAGTGCAGCGCCTGTACACCACCGTGCAAACCCGGCTCGGCGAGTGGGTGCAGATTGGCGGTGCGGATAGCACTGCAAGCGGGCAGAATCGCCAGTTATTCGGTGGTAATAATCAAACCAGTAGCACGCGACGCAGTATCTGGCTCAAGGTCGAGGCGGAGTAACCGCATCATCAAATGCGGCATCGATGGCTTCAATAATCTGATTTAATCGCAGAAAATCCTGTGCCGCACCTTCACCCGCCATAAAACGCCGCCGCAACGGCCCTAATGCATTGACCACCGCAGCTCGCTCTACCGCTGAATGGGGGCTGCTGAGTGCACACCAGTTGTAGATCATGCTGACGACTTCCGCTAAGAAATCATCTGCAGGGATGGGGGTTAGCTGAAACTGGGTACGATGTTGCAGCGCGTTAAGCAGTTCAATATAAGTCATATTGTTGTTTCTTTATCTGAATTCTGGTTACGTCATGCGCGTTAGTGTGAGGGCAGAGATTGCAGAAATGCGAAGTATTCAGCCGATGCCCAGTCGCGCCCCCCTAATGCCAGATAACGCAGATGTCCGGTGGGATCGACAATGAACGTGGAGGGTAATCCCCGTGGCTGCCAGCGTTCTGTCGTCAGGCCGTCTCTGTCCATCAGCGTGTTCAGTTCCGGTGCGACGGTAGGCATGAAGCTAAACACTTCATCATCACTTTCTGCTGTATTCACCAGTACCAAGGCAATGCGCGACCCTTTCAGCTTGTGTTGCAAGGCTTGCAATGTGGGCATCTCACGCCGGCAGGGGCCGCACCATGAAGCCCAGAAATGCACCAGTACCCATTTGCCTCGCAGTGCTTGCAGATTCGTACTCCGGCCATCCATGTTGGATAGCACCAAAGCAGGCGCGGCGCGGCCATCCAGCGTTACCAGTCCTGCGGGGCGTGCGCTGTCCTGAGCCCAGAGTGTCACCGGCAAGAGCCAGCTGATCAATAATAATGTCCAGTTCTGGTATGTTTTCATTTCTGTGCCTCCGGCAGGTCAGTGCATGTTAATGGGCTGCTTTGCAGTGTGACAGGGGTGCCTTGCTTATCTGTGCCTGTGGCAAAGCGCACCGTAACGGTGAAAGCTTCCCCCGGCGGTACCACGACGATATTGCCGCCAGCTGTTTCACCGGGGTAAAGGTCCCGGCTTTCCGGTAATTGTGTCCAGCCAAAGGTGGCGCGGCTCGCTAATGGTATGTGCAGCGCTTCCCAGCGTGCAGCCAATTCATCACGGCTAACGCGTGCTACCCTGGCACCATGCTCTGTTATCAGCTGCCAGTTTGATGGTTCCAGCCAGGCGATGTCCTGACGGTTATTCTGTATGCCAACGGTCAGCAGGCATCTGGATTCCAGTTCACGTATCGCTGCCTCTGGAAATCCCCGGCCAGTATAAAAAGCACGGATCTGATCCGGTGTACGCACTGAAATCGAGAAAGTGATGCCGTTGTTCTGATATGTGTTGCGCTCGGCGGCCCAGGCAGCCGGAACCGACAACAAGTTGCAACAGAGCGCCATGCCGGTAATCGCTGTGTAGCGCGGCCAGTGTTCGATTTTGCGGGAAAGGTGAGTATGTCGCAGGGTGGTCAGGTTCATAATCAATGGGGTCAGGCGCGTGATTGATTTATGTCATCCATACCGAAATGCTGATGACGAATTTGCCCATTATACAAATGAATCTGCGTAGTCCAACACTTCTCTACTGTGGCTGTTTGAATCCTGCCTGTGTGTATTGCTCAGGCTGCTTCAATGATGGAGGGCGTATTTATGGTTTTTTCGGGTGCATTGTAGAGGCGATAGTTGTTTCGGCCATTCATTTTTGCCAGGTACATTGCCTTATCCGCCTGGATCACCAGTGTGGCAGCATCATGGCCATGTTGCGGGTACAGGCTGATGCCGATACTGCAGCTAATCTGCCGGGGTTTCCCTTCCAGTTCAAACTCCCCGGAAATGTCGTGCAGAATTTTGGCTGCAACTTTCTCACAATCGCTTACGCTGCTGATATCCAGGATAATCAGTACAAATTCATCTCCCCCTAGCCGTGCTGCGGTATCACCTTCGCGGATACATTGTTTCAACTGGCTGGCGACTTGTTTGAGTATGGTGTCGCCCGCATGGTGGCCATATTCGTCGTTGATTGGTTTGAAATTGTCCAGATCGATAAACATCACCGCAAACATTTTTCCGTGACGATGGGCCTGGGCAATGCTTTGCGTTAACCTGTCGATCAGCAATAACCGGTTAGGTAGCTGGGTAAGCGCATCGTGCTCGGCCTGATAATGGAGTTGCTGTTCCTTCTTGCTGCGTTCGGTAATATCGATAATCTGCAGTATGAATAACGGATTACCGTCTTGTGTTATGTCGCTAATGTCTATGTCTACAGGAAAGCTTGAGCCATCTGCGCGTAGGCCTAGCGAGCAGTCTTGCGACTGTCTAACTAATTGCATGGCATGGCTGCCTGTCAGGCTGGAGGCGGAATAACCAAACATGCGTTCAACGGCTGGATTGCAGTTCAGGATCTCGCCTTGTGCATTAACGGTAATAATGCCGCTATCCAGACTGCCTAATACAGTTTTGAGCATGGTCTCGCTATTTCTCAGGTGTTTAAACGTTTCCAGAAAAACATAAGCCGCATAGCCTAGGGACAGACTATAGGCGGCGAGGCGCAATAAATGCCAAATCCACCACGTCGCATTCCATATGCTTGAGTAAGGGAAAGCCAGGCCGGCAATTCCGAACATAAAGCTCATTAATGTGAATAACAATGCTTCAGGTGTCCGGTTATCCTTGTAGTGACCGTAAAAGCGTCGCGCTGCGATTAGAAACATGCTCCCCCCGAGCACATTTACCAGCAAAATTTCAGGCGCAAACTGATCGTTCTTAAACGCGTTCGGTAAAAACCCGGTGAAACGGATCAGCAATAAGCCAGTTATGGCAGCAGTAGTGCCGGATATGATTGGCAGCACAAATTGCATATTTTTACCAAAGCGCAGTCTTGACAGATAAACACCCATAAACAGCAGTCCACCAAAAAGCATGGCAAAACCATGTAGCCAGATGAATGTGCTTCCGGGGGCGATTGCTGCATGGAACAGATCAAGCACCCCCATCGCAGAGAGCCCCATGGCAGTGGTAATGCGGTAATTAAACGTGTTGTTGCTATGTAATGCGGATAAAAGTGCAGCAAGCATCCAGGCAGCAAAGACCCCCGCGGTTTCGATAACGGCATGCAGAGGGATGTTTACCCAGCCCCGCTGATTTTGTCCAGAAACAAGCAGCACTGTGATGAAGAACAGTCCCAGCATGATTGCCAGTGTCCAGCATGCTATTTCAGAGCATTTGCGTTTCATGATGCATCCTTGGTGAAATGCCCATCCAGATTCGGCCCGCTAAATAGCGCTATCGCTGCATCATCAAGTTGATCTCAATGGCTAGCGTAGCGACTGCGATAGAAAGATAAGCGTCTGCCGTTTTAGCATTTACTGGAAGATTGTGCTTGCTAGTAATTCTGTGCCCGTTAAGGTTTAAGAAGCAAAAATACTGCCAAACGTAACATGAGCGTCTGTTTGAATTTATATTATTTATAATCAATATGTTATGTTTATTCTGGTTGTGTATGGCCGGCGCTGAACTACATGCAGTGTGCTTTCTGGCGCGCCATGACAAGTTGCCGCGCATTGTTGGTGCATTAACTACTGCCGATTTGGCTGGGCATCGTGTTTTGGCATTCAAGTGGCAAATCCAGCATGCACTATCGTCGTGGTGCTGCAGGTATGACCTGCTTATTGCAGAGATTTCACATCCTTGAGTGTTAATTGAGCGGATTGAGTCATTCTTGAAAAGCAAAGTTAACAATGTTTAACATTTGAACGTACAGTAAAAAATTCAGCATGGGATAATCGCAACGGCGAGGTTCAAGTGCGAGACAGCAAGGATGCCGATGGTGCGTGCTGACTATGCCCGCGCTTACAGGCGCTAACAGATTATCCAAATTGATTTAGCTTGTTCGTAAAGCAACTACACTCAGTGCTGCTATTTTAAAAGGTGTGATATGGAATCAGCTAAAATTATTATCCATGCAGATCCGGATTTGAAAAAACTGATGCCGTTGTTTCTTGACTACTGCCAGCGTGATGTTGACCTGATCAGAGCTGCTTTACCACAAGGGCAATATGAGGCTATTTATGTCACCGGACATAATATGAAAGGCGTCGGCGATAGTTATGGGTTTGCATTTGTGACTGAAATCGGTAATGCGATGGAATTGGCTGCCAGGCAGGAAGATCAAATGAAAATTGGCGATTTGCTGGAACAGCTTGCCGATTATCTTAAACGGGTCGAGGTGGCGTATTCCGGTGATGAAAACGGTTAATTCAGGTCATCACTAACTCGAAAAACTGATTCTGAAAAATCCTGCATACGTTAGGCTGGCATTTCTATTATTTGTATGCAGTCACTGTACTGAAACATCACTTTATCCAGCGCGACGATGTGCTGGCGTGGATGTTGCCTTTTTTACACAAGCGTTAATGCTTCCTGTTTGCTGCCGTTAACAGCGGCAGCAATTCTCTCCATACGTTTTCCATCACTGCACTTTCAGCTGAAGCAACCGGGTGCAGGCCATCGGTCTGGAACAGCTCGGATCTGGTTTCTATGCCGGCTAACAGTGATGGCACTAAGGCGATATGATGGCGTTGTGACAGCGTCACAAATGTCTGCTGGAACTTTACTGTGTAGCTTATGCCATAATTGGATGGCAGGCGTACGCCGACCAGCAGGGTGCGCGCGCCCGATTTGCGGATGAGGGTGATCATCGCGTCGAGATTGGTTTGCATGCTGTTCAGGGGTAAACCGCGTAGCCCGTCATTGGCGCCGAGTGCGAGGATGACGATAGCCGGACGATATTGGGCGAGGGCGGCTGGCAGCCGGGTAAGTCCACCGGCTGTGGTTTCACCGCTGATGCTGGCATTCACTACCCGCCATTTTTGCTGCGAGGCGCTGAGGCGTTGCTGTAATAAATCTGGCCAGGCCTGATGAGCGGCGAGACCATAGCCTGCCGAGAGGCTGTCGCCGAACACCAGTATCACCGGTGCAGCATGTGCCGTACCGGATAGGATGAAGCACAACAACAGCAATAACTTTCTAAAGCCCATGACTACTCCTGCCCATAATTCTATTCTGCATGTCGTTAATCTTGCCAAACAAGTGGTGTTGAACGACGCTGCGCTGACGATATTGCATCCTACCAGCTTCGCCATCCAGCGGGGCGAATCTGTCGCCATCGTGGGTGCGTCCGGCTCCGGTAAATCGACTCTGCTTGGCTTGCTGGCGGGGCTGGATCTGCCGAGCAGCGGCGAAGTATGGCTGGCGGGGCAGTCACTTGGGGCGATGAATGAGGATGGGCGCGCCAGATTGCGCGGTGAATTGATTGGTTTCGTATTTCAGTCGTTTCAGTTATTGCCGACCCTGACCGCGCTGGAAAATGTGATGTTGCCGCTGGAGCTGAATGGCTTGCCTGATGCCAGGAAAAACGCACAACACTGGCTGGAGCGGGTTGGGCTGGCTGATCGTCAGCAGCATCGTGCACAGCAATTATCCGGCGGCGAGCAGCAGCGCGTTGCCATCGCGCGTGCCTTCGCTGTCAATCCGGCGCTGTTGCTGGCGGACGAACCCACCGGCAATCTGGATGCAGATACCGGTGCGCGGGTGATTGATTTGTTGTTTGAGCTTAATCGCGAACAGGGTACTACGCTGGTGCTGGTAACTCATGACAGTCAGCTGGCCGCCCGCTGCAGCCGACGTCTGGCGTTGCATGCCGGGCATCTGGAAGGTCAGGCATGAATATCGTGCGGCTGGCGCTGCGTTTGCTGCTGCGCGATTGGCGGGCGGGTGAACTGCGGGTGCTGGTGCTGGCAGTGCTGATAGCTGTGGCTGGCCTGGCTTCAGTAAATGCCTTTACCGCACGCATGCATCTGGCGCTGAGTCAGGAGAGTAACCGCTTACTGGGGGCGGATCTGGTATTGGCATCCGATCATGCGCTGGCTCCGGCACTGAGCGTTGCGGCACAACGGCGGGGGCTGGTTACGGCACAAACAGCCCAGTTTCCCAGTATGGTGAGTACCGCCAGCGCCAGCAATCTGGCTGAAATCAAGGCGGTAAGCAGCGGTTACCCATTGCGCGGCACGTTACGTATCGCGGACAGTGCATTCGGTGCGGATCGTCCCGTCCGTGATATTCCCCGTCTCGGTACGGTATGGCTGGAGGCGCGGCTGGCCAGTGCGTTACAGCTCAAGCCGGGCGATGCAGTGCAACTCGGTTATAGCCAGCTCAAGGTGGCGGCTATTCTGACCAGCGAGCCGGATCGTGGTGGCAATTTTTTTAATCTGGCACCGCGTTTACTGATGAATCAGCTCGATGTGCCGGCCACCGGTTTGATTACGCTCGGCAGCCGGGTCAATTACCGTTTGCTAATTGCCGGTAAGGGTAATGCGGTAGAGGCTTACCGCACTACGCTGGCAGCGCAGTTGCAGCGTGGTCAGCGCTTGTTGACGGCACGTGATGCCCGACCGGAAATTCGCGATGTGCTCGACAAGGCGGAACGTTATCTGGGGCTGGCGGTATTGCTGGCCGCGCTGCTGGCAGCGGTGGCGATTCTGCTGTCGGCACGGCATTTTTTGCGCCGCCATCTGGATGCATGTGCTTTGCTGCGCTGTTTCGGCGCCAGTCAGCGCACTATCGTTACGCTTTATGCGTTGCAGATTGCGGGGCTGGGCGTGCTGGCAGCAGCGGCGGGGATGGCATTAGGCTATGCCGGGCAAGCGGTATTGGCATCCATACTGGGGCGGCTGGCGCATCTGGATTTGCCGCCAGTTGAACTGCTGCCTTTTTTGCAGGCGGCATTGGCCGGTCTGGTCTTGTTGGCGGGGTTCAGTCTGCCTACCTTATTTATGCTGCGGCGCACGCCGGCATTGCGTATTCTGCGGCGGGATGCGGTGGCAGTTGATGCGCTTGGTGCTGTCAGTTATGTGGCGGGTTTGGCTGCGATGACTGCGCTGCTGTTCTGGCAGGTACGCGATGTGCGGATGACCTTGCTGGTGCTGGCGGGGCTGGCGGCAACTTTGCTGGTGACGGTGTTGTTGTCATGGTGGCTGGTGCTGGCGTCAGGCTGGTTGGGTGCGCGGGGTCATGGCAGCTGGCGGCAGGGCTTGCTTAACTTGCGTCGGCGTTCCGGCAGCAGCGTGATTCAGGTGGCGGCGTTCACGCTGGGCATGCTGGCATTGCTGTTGCTGACAGTGGTGCGTGGGGACTTGTTGAATAACTGGCATTCGACGTTGCCGGCTAACGCACCTAACCGTTTTGTGATCAATATTCAGCCCGATCAGGTAGCGTCGTTACAAGCGTTCTTACGTCAGCATGATTTGGCTGATGCCGAGCTGTATCCGATGATACGTGGGCGCCTGATGGCGATTAACGGGCGGGAAGTGAATAGCGCGAATTATGCTGATCAGCAGACGCAGCGGTTGCTGGACCGGGAATTTAATCTGTCCTATGCCAAACAACTGGATGCTGCGACTGATTTTGTCAGTGGCAGTGGCTGGCGTGAGGCGACTGCTGTACCGCAGTTCTCGGTAGAGCAGGGCATTGCTGACAAGCTGCATCTTAAGCTGGGTGATACATTGCGTTTCGATGTGGGTGGTATGCCGATATCGGCGCGCATTACCAGTTTGCGTAAAGTGAACTGGGATAGTTTTAAAGTGAACTTTTTTGTGGTCGCTAATGCTGCATTATTGCAACATACCTCGGCCAGCTACATCACCAGTTTTTATCTGCCGGCAGCAAAAGTCAGCCTGTTGAATGAGATGGTGCAGGCTTATCCGAACCTGACCGTGATTGACGTCTCAGCCATTATGCAAACCGTACAGGATATGCTGGATCGGGTGAGTGCAGCGGTGCAATTCGTGTTTGTGTTCAGTCTCGCTTCGGGGCTGGTGGTGTTGTATGCCGCACTGGCGGCGACGCGGGATGAGCGTGCGCTGGAAACTGCATTGTGGCGAGTGCTGGGTGCCCGCCGTCAGCAATTGTGGCTGGCGCAGGTCACTGAATTTGCGGCGATTGGCATATTGGCAGGTTTGCTCGCTGCTGCGGGTGCCAGCGCGATCGGCTGGGGGCTGAGTAGCGAGGTATTCAACTTGCCCTATCATGTTGATCCGTTGCTGTGGCTGGTGGCCATGGGTTTGGGAGGCATTGGTGTGGCTGTTGCCGGAGTGGCCGGGTTGTGGGGCATAAGTCGGGTGCCGCCACTGGTGACCTTGCGCGACATTTAGATAGCGGGCGCGTTAGTCGCTGGCGATAGTAGTGTCCCAGATGCGCGTGCAGTTACGCCCGGCTGATTTTGCCGCATACATGGCCTGATCCGCTTGCTGAACGGTTTGTTCCGGGCTGGCATCAGCTTCGAGCAATGCCAGTCCGAAAGAGCCGGTGACGAATATCGGTTTGGGGCCATCATAGGCGACGGCCAGCGTTTGCAGCTTGTGGCGTATGCGTTCTATGGCAGCATAGCTGGTCTGCAGGTCTGTGCCGGGCATGGAAATGAGGAATTTTTCGTGATTTAAGCGGAATACCCGGTCATAAGGCCGTAGCTGATCAACGACATAGCGCACAGCGACTGACAGCGCGCGGTCGCCAATGTCATGGCCGTATGTGTCATTGAGGTGTTTCATGTGATCGAGATTCATCACCGCGATACTGCAGGTTTGAATGTTGCTACGCACTTGTTCTGACAGCTTATGCAGCTCGGTGGTCATCGCGTGTTGTGTTTCAGCACCGGTCAGCGGGTCGCGGTTGTAGAGTATGCCTTCGATTTCCCGTTCCAGGGTTTTGACTTCCAGACGGAACTGTTCCAGACCGATATTGAATTTATCATAGTCGGACAGGGTGATGGTTGCTTCGGTGGTCAGTTTGGTAAGCAATAGCGCGGCTGATTCATGGATATGTTTGTGCGCGGCTCGTAACGGTGCGAAATCTGGATGGTCGCGCAGCGTGGCGGGTGCTTGCTGATAAAACCATAAACCCAGACAGCAATAATGGTGCGCATTGTGCGCCAAATCCCGTTGCTCGCAGGGCAGACGGCCAATAATTGTACGAGTGAGTTCCTTGTGCCATAACTCATGGTTGTACACAGCTTGCTTGAGCTGTTTAAGTGCTGCCTGAAGGACGTCTTCATCAATGTTTAGCATCGCACTCTCTAATTGTTTTAATCAGGTACGTGATGGGTTGCCAACGTTGTTATCATTATTGGATGTAAGGTTTTAATTAAATACTTTATTTTTGTTTTTTACAAGCAGAGTTTGCTTAAACCCGTTCTTGCTATAGATGGATGCTGCGGAATGAGGCTGGGTAGGTTGGCTCAGATTTTGGCGGTGGGCGATGCGGCTAAGTACATGACGACCTTGGTCGTCATATGCTTATTTAGCCAGTGCGCTGCGCAGTAATTCAGCGGTCAGTTCGTTGATGCTGATTTCGCGGGTTTTCGCTAATGTGTTTAATTCGGTAACGAGATCAATGTTGAGTTTGACGGCAAAAGGTACCAGGCCTTGTGCCTGATCAAGCTTGCGCTGCTCACGACGGTCAGGCAATGCGGCATCTGCTGCGGAACGTGTTGGCACCCCGGCTTTTTTCATTTGGTCGTTGATTTTGATGCCGAGGTTTTTGTAGAGGTCGGTTTTTTTCATGATTTTGCCGGTAACGGGGGTAAAGTCGGTATTCTACTCGTGAAGTGTGGGCCATGACGATGTTATAATTCACGGTTTTAAGCACATTGCCCCTATTATGGAAGCCGAACGCCTTAATCAGATAGACTCCCTGTTGACCGACCTGGCTCAACGTACCGTAGAACTTCGGAGGTATCTTTGACTTCGATACCAAGTCAAATCGCTTAGAAGAAGTTAATGTCCTCGCCGAAGATCCGGCGATCTGGAATGATCAAAAGCGCGCCCAGGAACTGGGTCGCGAGAAAAAATCCCTGGAAAACGTCGTATTGACGATACAAAGTCTGGAGCAAGGCTTGCGTGATGGACGCGACCTGTTCGACATGGCGCGCGAAGAAAATGACGACGATACGCTGGAAGCGGTCGGCGAAGATGTTGCCGCGCTGGAAAAGACAGTCGAAGGCATGGAATTCCGCCGCATGTTCGCTAATCCGATGGATCCTAATAACTGCTTTATCGATATTCAATCGGGCGCTGGTGGTACCGAGGCTTGCGACTGGGCGTCGATGTTGTTGCGCCAGTATTTGCGCTATTGTGAGCGCAAAGGCTTCAAGACAGAAGTGCTGGAAGTTTCCGACGGCGATGTGGCTGGCGTGAAGTCGGCCAGTATCAAGGTGGATGGTGAATATGCCTACGGTTTCCTGCGCTCCGAAACAGGTGTGCACCGGCTGGTGCGCAAGTCGCCGTTCGATTCGTCCGGCGGTCGTCATACTTCGTTTGCCAGCGTGTTCGTGTATCCCGAAGTGGATGATTCGATCGAGGTCGATATCAATCCGGCGGATTTGCGTGTGGACACTTACCGCGCCAGTGGTGCTGGTGGTCAGCACATCAATAAAACCGATTCCGCTGTGCGGATCACGCATATTCCGACCGGTATCGTGGTGCAGTGCCAGAACGACCGTTCGCAGCACAAAAACCGTGCCGAAGCCATGTCCATGCTCAAATCGCGCATGTACGAAGCTGAACTGCGCAAGCGTCAGGCCGAACAGGATAAGCTGGAAGCAGGCAAATCCGATGTGGGCTGGGGGCATCAGATCCGCTCTTATGTGCTTGATCAATCACGCATCAAGGATTTGCGTACCAACGTTGAAATATCCAACACCCAGAAAGTCCTCGATGGCGATCTGGATGAATTTATCCAAGCCAGTTTGAAACAAGGGGT encodes the following:
- the prfB gene encoding peptide chain release factor 2 (programmed frameshift); this encodes MEAERLNQIDSLLTDLAQRTVELRRYLDFDTKSNRLEEVNVLAEDPAIWNDQKRAQELGREKKSLENVVLTIQSLEQGLRDGRDLFDMAREENDDDTLEAVGEDVAALEKTVEGMEFRRMFANPMDPNNCFIDIQSGAGGTEACDWASMLLRQYLRYCERKGFKTEVLEVSDGDVAGVKSASIKVDGEYAYGFLRSETGVHRLVRKSPFDSSGGRHTSFASVFVYPEVDDSIEVDINPADLRVDTYRASGAGGQHINKTDSAVRITHIPTGIVVQCQNDRSQHKNRAEAMSMLKSRMYEAELRKRQAEQDKLEAGKSDVGWGHQIRSYVLDQSRIKDLRTNVEISNTQKVLDGDLDEFIQASLKQGV
- a CDS encoding ABC transporter permease codes for the protein MNIVRLALRLLLRDWRAGELRVLVLAVLIAVAGLASVNAFTARMHLALSQESNRLLGADLVLASDHALAPALSVAAQRRGLVTAQTAQFPSMVSTASASNLAEIKAVSSGYPLRGTLRIADSAFGADRPVRDIPRLGTVWLEARLASALQLKPGDAVQLGYSQLKVAAILTSEPDRGGNFFNLAPRLLMNQLDVPATGLITLGSRVNYRLLIAGKGNAVEAYRTTLAAQLQRGQRLLTARDARPEIRDVLDKAERYLGLAVLLAALLAAVAILLSARHFLRRHLDACALLRCFGASQRTIVTLYALQIAGLGVLAAAAGMALGYAGQAVLASILGRLAHLDLPPVELLPFLQAALAGLVLLAGFSLPTLFMLRRTPALRILRRDAVAVDALGAVSYVAGLAAMTALLFWQVRDVRMTLLVLAGLAATLLVTVLLSWWLVLASGWLGARGHGSWRQGLLNLRRRSGSSVIQVAAFTLGMLALLLLTVVRGDLLNNWHSTLPANAPNRFVINIQPDQVASLQAFLRQHDLADAELYPMIRGRLMAINGREVNSANYADQQTQRLLDREFNLSYAKQLDAATDFVSGSGWREATAVPQFSVEQGIADKLHLKLGDTLRFDVGGMPISARITSLRKVNWDSFKVNFFVVANAALLQHTSASYITSFYLPAAKVSLLNEMVQAYPNLTVIDVSAIMQTVQDMLDRVSAAVQFVFVFSLASGLVVLYAALAATRDERALETALWRVLGARRQQLWLAQVTEFAAIGILAGLLAAAGASAIGWGLSSEVFNLPYHVDPLLWLVAMGLGGIGVAVAGVAGLWGISRVPPLVTLRDI
- a CDS encoding diguanylate cyclase domain-containing protein; protein product: MLNIDEDVLQAALKQLKQAVYNHELWHKELTRTIIGRLPCEQRDLAHNAHHYCCLGLWFYQQAPATLRDHPDFAPLRAAHKHIHESAALLLTKLTTEATITLSDYDKFNIGLEQFRLEVKTLEREIEGILYNRDPLTGAETQHAMTTELHKLSEQVRSNIQTCSIAVMNLDHMKHLNDTYGHDIGDRALSVAVRYVVDQLRPYDRVFRLNHEKFLISMPGTDLQTSYAAIERIRHKLQTLAVAYDGPKPIFVTGSFGLALLEADASPEQTVQQADQAMYAAKSAGRNCTRIWDTTIASD